The nucleotide window TTCAACGGTATAGCCGGTGTCTTTGACGTCATCATTGGCTTTGCCGTGCATAACAGCACTGGCCACCACGTTACTGTCCCAGTTTCGAAGTCCAAAGGGCTGAGGATTTCTTGGACTTAAAAACTTCGTATCAAACACATGTCCGTTTGGAGCGACTTGGATTTCAAAATAGTTTTTCCCGGTGCCGCTCGGATCGATCTGAAGCTCAATGGCATCATGCTCCCAAAGGCGAGCATCATGTGTTGTGTGAGGACTTAGGATCTTTGAGTCGGTGACGACAAAAGCGAGATAAAGATAGCTTGTATCCCAAAACCAAAAAGCGCGTGCAGGAAAACTAGGAGGTCCGCCATCTAGGGGGGCGCGAAATGAAGTCTCTTTGGCTTGAAACCATTCCTTGGTATCGATTTTGCCGTCGATTACAGGGGGCGAGCTCGTGTAGGGGACGGAGATGCGAGGAATCAGACTGATCGTTTTAGGTTCTGGCGTCTTTTTGTTATCAGCTTTTTTAGAGCTACAAGCGAGTAATAGTGCAATCAGCTGCAACAAAAAAAAGAGTCTCTTCATTTGCGACTTTTCTTTCTCGATTTTTTTTGCATCTTGCGTTTGTTTTTGCGTTGGCTTTGTTTTTCTTTTGTTCTTTTTGGAACCGCTTGAGCAGGACTTCCTTGCTCCGCTACGGCGGCTTCAAGAAGGGATTCGGCAAGGTTTGCCATCATCGGGTTGTGCTCTAAGCCGCCGAGTCGCACTTTGCTCTTGAGTTGGTTGGCCATCGCAAGCTGAGACATGCCCGGGATTTTCCCGAGTAAACCCGCTTGCTTGCCGATGCCGCCAAACATTTGTTTCATGACCGCAAAGCGCTGAAGGAGTTCGGCGACCTCTTTGTCTTTGCTTCCCGATCCTTTTGCTACGCGTTTGATACGGTTAGGTTGCTTCTTAAAAAGCTCGATGCCTTGGCGTTCTTGCTGGGTCATGGAGCTAACAATGGCTTTGGTTTTGCCGAGCATCCGATCATCGATGTTCATGCCAGAAGGCATGCTCTCAGCGAAAAACGGGACTTTCTCCATAAGGTCCTGCAATGGACCCATTTGTTGAATCATCTGAAGCTGCTCGAGAAAATCGTTCAGCGTAAAGTTTCCCTTTAAGGAGACGTTTGGCGTCCTCTTCGGCTTTTTTCGACATCGCTAACCTTCTCAAAATCTTTCATCAGGCTAACGACGTCGCCAAACCCCAAAATGCGACTTGCCAGACCCTCGGCTCGGAAGACTTCGAGTTTATCGACCCCTTCGCCCATGCCGACAAAGCGAATAGGCACGCCAGTAGCTTCAGTAATAGACAGTGCTGCACCACCGCGGGCATCGCCATCGAGCTTGGTTAGGATGCTGCCGGACAAGCCAAGTCGTTCATGGAAAGTTTTTGCGGTTTGGACGGAGTTTTGACCAATCATGGCATCAATCACCAAGATTGCATGCTTTGGATTGAGATCCGTTTTGATGTGCTCGAGCTCGGCCATCAGCTCTTCATCAATGCTAAGACGGCCAGCGGTATCGTAGATCACCACATCGCGCTTTATCTTCCGCGCGTGATCGCGACCTCTTTTGCAGATTTCAAGTGGATTGCTTTCGGGCAGTGAAAATACGGGTACATCAATGCGCTCGCCCAGTGTCTGCAACTGCTCAATCGCGCCGGGACGTTGGGTGTCTGCTGCGACCAGAAGTACTTTTCTTCCCTGCTCTTGCTCAAGGAAACGAGCAAGTTTAGCTGCGGTGGTGGTTTTACCAGCACCTTGTAGACCGATAAGCATGATGCCGGTGATGGCCGGTGCGGTTTCAAATTCGAGCCCTTCACCATCAAAGCGCATCAAGGCTTCAAGTTCATCGTTGCAGATACGGATAAACTGCTCGGCAGGGCCGACTTTGGTTGCACCTTTTCCTGTTTTTAAAAGAGTGCTTACGGTTTGTCCCAGAGCTTTTTCCTGAACCCTTGCTAAAAAGGTCTCAGCTACGCCTAGCTCAACGTCGGCCTCGAGGAGCGATATGCGCACCTCTCTTAGCGCTTCTTTGAGGTTGGCCTCTGTCAGCTCGGTTTGTGCCGCCAGGCGATTTTTGGCGGCTCGAAATCCTTTACTTAGTGTCTCCAACATAACGTCAGGGGCACTGCTAGCATGGCTCTTTTAGGCAAGGCAAGGTTCCTTAGGGATGGTTGTGGAGCTGACCATGCAAATAGCGTAGCATGCCCGGAGTTTATGCCTGCGATCTCCTCAAAACAAAGCAGCTTGCCCAAAGCTGGTGATGATTCAACGCTCTACGTGCTCGATTTGAGTGGTTACGTCTTTCGGGCCTATCATGCCCTTCCGGAGCTTAGCAACGAGCAAGGTGAACCCACGCATGCGGTGTACGGTACAACCAATATGCTGCGCAAGCTTTTGCAAGACTGCAAGCCAAAGCTTTTCGCGGTGGCCATGGATTCGCGTGGGCCTTCGTTCAGACACGAAATGTTTGCAAAGTACAAGGCCAACCGTCCCCCTCCGCCCCCGGATCTTTCGCAACAAATGGAGCGCGTGCGGCAGATTGTTGAAGCGCACCGCTTTGTAACTATCTCCAAGCCGAGCGTTGAAGCGGACGACATCATCGCCACGCTTGTTCGCGATGCGCGCGGAGCCGGTCTAAAAGTAGTCATTGTCAGCGCCGACAAAGATCTTTTGCAACTTGTAGGTGACGACGTTGTGATGTTCGATAGCATGAGGAACAAAGTCTTCGATGCAAAAGCTACTCAGGATAAAATGGGTGTGCCGCCAGCGCAGGTGCGGGACTTGTTGGCGCTTACTGGTGACAGCTCCGATAACGTGCCGGGTGTGCCGTCTGTCGGACCCAAAACAGCTGCTAAGTTGCTTAGCGAGTTCGGGAGTCTTGAAGCAATTTATGATCACCTAGATAAGGTTTCCGGAAAATCTCTGAAAAGCAAACTTCAAGAGCACAAAGATCAAGCCTTTTTGTCGCAACGACTGGTGACGTTAAAGAATGATGTTTCTTTGGGAGTTGAAGTCGAGCAATGCCGCGTCACCGCGGTCGATGAACCTGCGCTACATGCCCTCTATCAGGAACTGGGCTTCTCAAAACTTGCTGGCGAAATAATAGCTCCACCCGCTGAAAAGCTTGATATCGAGCTTGTGTTGAGCTCAAACGACGCGATCGCTGCTTTTGATTTGCTTCAGTCAGCCAAGCAAATCGTGGCGATTCCATTTGTTGAACGCGCAGGTCGAAGCCCGTTGCTGGCGCTGGGTCTCGCGGCCATTGATTCACAACAGAACAAATTGAGCCGTGCATTTTGCTTTTTACCCAGCGCTGGGCCACTTTCGATCGTGCAGCTTGCGGAGCAGGTCAAAGAACTCATTGACAATGCGCAGCGTGAACTTTGCGTCACGGATGCAAAAATGCTTTGTCTTGCGACAGGCGTTTCACCCTTTGCTTCAGCAAAGCTAACCGATTTGATGTTAGCGAGTTATTTGCTTGAATCGGATCAACGCGGCCACGATCTTGCTGCTCTCGGGCAACGTTACCTAGGTGAGAACGTTCCTGCCGAAGGGGAGCTGCTCAAAGACTTGCATACCACACAGCAAAGTCTTGTCGGACAGAGCGACCATTCCGAACTTGGGAGTTTGGTCGCCAAGCGTTTAATGATGGTAGCGACGCTTGCTCCGATGCTTGAGGCAAAACTAAAAGAGCAGAAACTTTGGGAAGTGTATGCCGAACTGGAACTGCCCTTGGCGAAGGTTTTATCCAAGATGGAGTGGGTGGGAATTCGCCTCGATACCGAGGTTTTGAATCATTTATCCTCTGAGGCCTCGGTGAAAATGATTGAGCTTGAAAAAAAATGCCATGCTTTGGCTGGCAAAAGTTTCAACGTGAACTCTCCAAGACAGCTTGAGACTGTGCTTTTCGATGAT belongs to Myxococcales bacterium and includes:
- the polA gene encoding DNA polymerase I; translation: MPAISSKQSSLPKAGDDSTLYVLDLSGYVFRAYHALPELSNEQGEPTHAVYGTTNMLRKLLQDCKPKLFAVAMDSRGPSFRHEMFAKYKANRPPPPPDLSQQMERVRQIVEAHRFVTISKPSVEADDIIATLVRDARGAGLKVVIVSADKDLLQLVGDDVVMFDSMRNKVFDAKATQDKMGVPPAQVRDLLALTGDSSDNVPGVPSVGPKTAAKLLSEFGSLEAIYDHLDKVSGKSLKSKLQEHKDQAFLSQRLVTLKNDVSLGVEVEQCRVTAVDEPALHALYQELGFSKLAGEIIAPPAEKLDIELVLSSNDAIAAFDLLQSAKQIVAIPFVERAGRSPLLALGLAAIDSQQNKLSRAFCFLPSAGPLSIVQLAEQVKELIDNAQRELCVTDAKMLCLATGVSPFASAKLTDLMLASYLLESDQRGHDLAALGQRYLGENVPAEGELLKDLHTTQQSLVGQSDHSELGSLVAKRLMMVATLAPMLEAKLKEQKLWEVYAELELPLAKVLSKMEWVGIRLDTEVLNHLSSEASVKMIELEKKCHALAGKSFNVNSPRQLETVLFDDLGLAVIKRTKTARSTNQDVLEQLSLEHDLPSTILEYRSLAKLQSTYLDALPRQVNPKTGRVHTQFNQAVAATGRLSSSDPNLQNIPIRTELGRAVRKAFIPEDGWLIFSADYSQIELRVLAHLSKDKELCAAFIND
- a CDS encoding carbohydrate-binding family 9-like protein; translated protein: MKRLFFLLQLIALLLACSSKKADNKKTPEPKTISLIPRISVPYTSSPPVIDGKIDTKEWFQAKETSFRAPLDGGPPSFPARAFWFWDTSYLYLAFVVTDSKILSPHTTHDARLWEHDAIELQIDPSGTGKNYFEIQVAPNGHVFDTKFLSPRNPQPFGLRNWDSNVVASAVMHGKANDDVKDTGYTVELALPWQSILEKAPITKDDIKNMPWRANIYVMNRLNPKQQTAVAWSALHIGDFHTPARYGFVKFVDK